TGTGCGCGGGCGGCTTTTCGTTCGAGTATTCGGCCACGTTCGGGCAGGCCATCAAAGCGAGCACCAACAAAACCCTCACGCAGACCTACGCGAAGAGCATCCTGTTCGACTACTCCTACCGCTATTTCTATGGGGACGGCTACGGCAAGGACTACCACATCCTCAACCTGGCCGATGACTTCGAGGCCGAGACCCGCCGGTTGTATCTGCTCGCGTGTCTGCTGACGTTCTACCAGCAACTCAAGTTGTATCAGGAGCGTGGTGGCACCTTCCGGCCCTACCTCATCGAGCGCCCGCTGTGGATGTTTGTCGGTGGGAGCGTCACGGCCAACGTCGTGCGCTCCGAAGGCGGACGCAAAGTCTCGGATGTCGTGGACATCCTGCTGTTCCTCGCTGACTTCGTGGGCAACCCCGCACAAAGTCGGGAGCGCCTCAAACGGCTGTTGCAAGGCACGAGCGGACTGCTCGACCCGGAGCAACAGGACCTGTTCGCCGGACGGTTCCAGTATCTCCACACGCTCGGGATGGACGCCGCACAGTGCTTTGAGGACATCGTGCGTGTGCTCTTCAACGCACCGTCGCCCGCCGCCCTGCACGTCGAACTGCTCAAGCGGGCGGAGGGGGAACTGGCGCTGCGGCTCGGCACCAATCCGCCGTTCGGCGTCATCAACGTCGGCGATGCGTCGGCGCTTGTCAAGCTGTGTGCAGAACATGCTGCACTGGTCGTGGAGGACCAAGCGTTCAACGACTCGCTCTTCCGTGGGCTGAATGACGCCGACAGCACCATCAACATTCTCATTGGGGCGAAGAAGTTTTCAGAAGGCTGGTCGAGCTGGCGCGTCAGCACGATGGGGCTGATGAATGTTGGGCGTTCGGAAGGGCCGCAGATCATCCAACTGTTTGGGCGCGGCGTGCGGCTCAAGGGCAAGGGCTATTCGCTCAAGCGCAGTCGTGCGCTGAATGAATCGCAGACTCCGCAGTACCTTGAAGCCCTTGAAACCCTCAATATCTTTGGCGTCCGGGCCGACTACATGCGGCAGTTCAATGAGTACCTGCGCGAAGAAGGCGTACCCACGGAGCGCATCGAGTTCATTCTGCCGGTCGTGAAGACCTTGGCGCGTCGGACGCTCAAGATGCTGCGCCTCATGCGGGACGTCGATTTCAAGCGCGATACGACCGTCGAACTGGACGCTGTACCCCCGGACTACTTTCTGCGGCATCGTGTCACGCTCGATTGGTACCCGCAGGTCAGGGCCATTAGCAGCGTCGAACATGCTCAGAGGCACGAGAAGATCGAGCAGCAGTTACGAGACGAGCATCTGGCATTCATCGACTGGGACCATCTCTACTTCGCCATCCATCGTCATGCCCAGGAGCGCGGGTACAGCAATCTCGCGCTGCCACGAGGCAATGTTCTGGCGCTGCTGAAATCGACTGGATGGTACCGGCTCCTGATTCCGCCCGAAGAGATGCAGCCGCGCTCCTACGCTCACGTCGCACGTTGGCAAAGTGTGACTGAGGCATTGCTCAAGCGATACGTGGATCGGTACTACGCCTATCGCCAGCGCGAGTTCGAGGGTCGGCACTTGGAGTACCACGAGCTGACCGAGGAGGACGACAACTTCGTCAAGGAGTATCAGGTGCAGGTCGAGCGTTCGCGTGAAGATGTCATTGCGAACCTCGAAGCCCTATGCCGACTCACGCGTGAGGGTAGGCACGAGGATTGGCAATTCGAGACGCTTTCTAGCCCAAGCTGCGACAAGCACCTCTACCAACGCTTGCTCTTCGCATCCGACACGACGGTCGTGGAAGTGAAGCCAGTGGTCCTCGAAAACACTGGCGAGCGGCAGTTCGTGACCGACCTCGCTGCGTTTTGTAAACAGGCGAACGGCGCACTTGAGGGGCGCGAACTGTACCTGCTCCGCAACCTCGCGCGTGGGCGAGGGATTGCTTTCTTTGAAGCTGGCGGCTTTTACCCGGATTTCATCCTGTGGCTTTGCATCGATGACCACCAGCACATCGCATTTATTGACCCGAAGGGTTTGGTCCACATGCAGGAACGCCTAGAAGACCCCAAAGTCCAGTTTCATCAATCGATCAAGGACATCGAGGAGAAGTTGGGAGATCCCAGCGTGTCGCTTCACTCGTTTATAATTTCCCCGACTCCATATGAAGCCTTGCTGTGGGGGGTGTCCAAGGACACCTTAGCGACTCATAACATTTTGTTCCAGCAGGACGGCGCTGCGTACATGGAGGCCTTGATTCGAGCACTGTTGCTCGAACCAGCAGCTACCTGACCATGTGGAATTAGGCGGGAGACCGCTTCCACTAGAATCGCCCTGCCTAGGGAGGGTTCCGCCCCGATGTCCACCCCGGTGCTCCCCGGCTTCCCGCCGTACAGCACCCTGACCCCGATCATGCAGCAGTTCGCCCGCCTCAAGAGCCGGGTCCCCGACTGCCTGCTCTTCTTCCGGATGGGGGACTTCTACGAGCTTTTCGGCCCGGATGCCGAAGAAGTCTCCCGGGTCCTGAATCTCACCCTCACCGCCCGGGACAAAGCCTCCGGACACCCTATCCCCATGGCGGGGGTCCCCTGGCACAGCGCGCAGGGGTATCTGCGACGTTTGCTGGAGCAGGGCTACCGGGTCGCCATCGCCGAACAGATGCAGGATCCAGCCACCACCAAGGGGATGGTGGAGCGCGACATTGTCCGGATTCTGACGCCCGGGACCGTCCTGGAAGACGATTTCCTCGCCACTGCCGCCAGCAACTGGCTCGCGCTGCTGGCGGTGGAAACTGAGGCCTTCGCCCTTGCACTGGTGGAGCTTTCCACCGCGACCCTCTTCCTCGCCGTTGAAGATCGGCCCCGGGACCAGAGCGACCGAGCCGCCGAAGGGGAAGCCCTCAGCCGCATCCTGGCTTATGCCCAGCGCTTCGCGGCGGCGGAAGTGCTGATCCCGGCGGATTTCGCCCTGCCGCCCGGGATCTATGACGGCCCACCGCCGGCGACTTACATCCCCCACAGCCTGGGAGGTCCCTGGGCCGCGGAGACAGTCGCGCGGCAACTGGGTGTCCCGACCCTCCCGGACCTCGATTTCGCGCGCATCCCGGCAGCCCTCACCGCGGTCGCGGAAGTCCTGATGCTGATCCAGCGTCTGGCCCCCAACGCCCTGGCGAGCCTGACCCGCTTTACGCTCCTGCCACAGGACCGGGTGATGGCCCTCGATGCCGCCACCCTCCGCAATCTGGAGGTCCTGGAAAACGCCGGGACTGGCAAGAGTACCGGGACCCTCCTCGGGGTCATGGATGTCACCGTGACGCCGCCAGGAAAGCGGCTCCTCCGGGAGATCCTGACTCTCCCCTCCACCAGCAGCACCCGCATCAGCGAGCGGCTGGCGGCGGTGGAGGAACTCCGGGCGCAATCGCTGCAGCGGGAGCGGATCCGGGAGCGGATGAAGCCCCTGCGCGACATCGTACGGATCGCGGGGCGGGCGCAGGCGGGCGTCGCCACTCCCCGGGATCTGGTGGCGCTGGCGGAGTCGCTGCAAATCCTGCCGGCCCTGCAACAGGACTGCGCCATGCTGCAGGCCCCGTTGCTGCAGCAGCAATGCCGTCACCTGGTCCCTCTCCCGGAACTGACCACCAGCCTCCTGCGGATGCTCGATCCGGAAGCGCCGGCGCAGTTCCAGGCCGGACGAGTCATCCGCAAAGGGGCCTCGGCTGAGCTCGACCATCTGCGGGCGATGTCCGGTGATGTGAAGACCGCACTGAGCCAGCTGGAAGCCGAAGAACGGGCGACCTCGGGCCTCCGGATGAAGGTCGGACACAACAGGGTGCATGGGTACTTCTTCGAGATTCCCAAGAGCCAGAAGGACCAGGTACCCGCCCACTGGCACGCCCGCCAGTCGCTGGTGAACGCCGAGCGCTATGTCACGCAGGCGCTGAAGGACCTGGAGACCGATGTGTTGGGGGCGCAGGAACGGGCGGCGCAACTCGAGCTTGCGCTCTTTCGGGAACTGGTCGATGCGGTCGCAGCCGCAGCGGACCCGTTACGGACTTCAGGACGGGCCATCGCGTGGCTCGATCTGCTGGCGACCTTCGCACAGGTAGCGGCGGAGCAGCGCTGGTGTCGTCCGGTGACCCTGGAGGAGCCCCGGATCGCGCTGACCGATGGGCGTCATCCGGTGGTGGAATCGCTGGTGGGGAGTCATCAGTTCGTACCGAACGATGCCCACTTCGAGCCGGTGTCGAGTCAGATCAACATCCTCACCGGCCCCAACATGGCGGGGAAAAGCACCTACATGCGGCAGGTGGCGCTCTGTGTCCTGCTGCATCAGGTGGGGTCGTTTGTGCCGGCCCGAACCGCTGAGCTCGGGCTCTTCGATCGCATCCTGACACGGGTCGGCGCCACCGATGATCTCGCCCGGGGGCAGTCGACATTCATGGTGGAGATGGTGGAGACCGCCCAGATTCTGCATCGGGCGACCCCAAGGTCGCTGGTCCTGCTCGATGAAATCGGACGGGGCACCAGCACCTATGACGGCCTCGCCATCGCCTGGGCCATCGCGGAGTACCTGCACAACACCCCCACGTGTCGGGCGCTCACACTCTTCGCGACGCACTATCACGAGCTGACCCAGCTGGCGGATCACTACCCCGGTATCAAGAACTGGCGGGTGACACTCAAGGAGCAGGACGACCAGATCATTTTCCTGCGACGGGTCACTGAGGGGCGGGCGCAAAAGAGCTATGGGGTCGCGGTGGCGCGTCTGGCGGGGCTCCCGCCAGCCGTGGTGGGTCGGGCAGGGGAGATTTTGCAGCAGCTGGACCATCAGAAAATCGAGCCAGACATCACCGCCGCGCCTGCGACCCCCCGGTCGACGGCCGCTGAAACGCTCCCCTTGTTCGGGTGATCGGCATGTCTATAATGCGGTTCTCGCATCATTCACGTTGCATCGGAGCTTCACTGTGGCAAACGACGGCATGCTATTTAGGGATACGGGCCATCCACTGGAGTGGCTGCTGGCAAACATCGCACAGGGCGATCTTGCGCTGCCAGACATCCAGCGACCCTTTGTGTGGAGCAGCACCAAGGTGCGGGATCTGTTTGATTCCATGTTTCGTGGTTTTCCCGTAGGGTTCCTTCTCCTCTGGGAGAGTCCGCATGATATTGACTCGCGACAGGTAGGTGTGGAACAGAAATCCCGCCAACGGCCGAAGTGGCTGATCATCGATGGACAACAACGCCTGACGTCGCTGTACGCCGTCATGCGCGGCATCCCCATTCTGGACAAGGAGTACCGGGAAAAGCACATACATATTGCTTTCTGCCCGCTGGAGGGCAAGTTTGAAGTCACGGATGCAGCCATCCGAAAAGACCCGATGTGGCTACCGGACATCACTGAAGTCTGGGCTCCAGGCTCCAGCCAGAGCAAACTGCGCAAGGACTTCATCCAACGGCTGGCGAAGGCCCGAGAGGAAAAGGGGTTACAACTGACGGAGGCAGAAGAAGAGCAGATCGAGCAGATGCTCAATCGCCTGTTCGCCCTCAAAGATTTCCGTTTCACGGCCCTCGAAGTCGACAGCGGCGTAGCAGAGGATCAGGTGGCCGAGATTTTCGTACGCATTAACAGTCAGGGAGTTGCACTAAAGCAAGCAGACTTCATCCTGACGCTGATGTCGGTGAACTGGCCAGAGGGGCGGGTTCAACTGGAAGAGTTTTGTACATCCGGTGTACGGCCCTCACCGAACAAAGCAGCCAGTAGCTACAACTATGTGCAGGAGCCAGATCCCGCAGGTTTTCTGAGGGCTTCATCAGCCCTGGCATTCAATCGTGCCCGGCTGCGATTCGTGTATCAGATTTTGCGGGGTCGCAATCCGGAGACCCAGGAGGTCACTGAGGAACTGCGAGAATCACGGTTCAGGCAACTGGAAACTGCCCAGCAGGCAGCACTAAATCTGAATAACTGGCATGGGTTCATTGATTCCCTGCGGGGGGCGGGCTTTCTGAGCAAAGACCTGATCTCCTCCGAGCTGGCGGTCTGGTACAGCTACGCCATTTACCTCATTGGCCGGGAACGATACCAGGTCTCCAGTGTCACGCTGGATTGGCTCATTCCTCAGTGGTTTGTGCTGTCCCTGCTGACTTCACGGTATACCGGCTCTTCCGAAACCCAGGCGGAAGAGGACCTGCAGGCGCTGCATGTACCGCAATCCGCTGATGAGTTTATCCAGACTTTGCGACGCCTTATGGATCTGGTTGCCACAGATGCTTACTGGAAGGAAGAGTTGGTAAAACAACTCGACAGTTCGGGTGCCCGCAATACAGCCTTCATGACCTTCCTTGCCAGTCAAAATGCCCGAAAAGCCCCAGTCCTATTTTCTCAAAAGCTGGTGCGTGACCTGATGGACCCGCAGATTCGTCGCAAACGAACTGCCATCGAAAAGCACCACCTCTTCCCTAAGGCATTCCTGAAGCGCTCTGGGATCACAGACCAGAAGCAAGTCAATCAGGTGGCCAATCTGGCGATTCTGGAGTGGCCGCAAAACCTGAAAATTTCAGATGAAGCTCCCCAGGACTACGCGCCACGCCTCCTGATGATGGCTTCATCCGAAGACGCGAAGGCGTGGTCAGAAGCCCACGCATTACCAGAGAACTGGTACCTCATGGAGTATGACGAGTTCCTGCTGGAGCGCCGAAAGCTCATGGCCCAACTGATACGCCAACACTTCGAATCCCTCTGCCCTGTCACAGTTTCATGAACGTCACCCAAAAACATCCGACCGCTGGCCTGGGGGGTGTATAACGCAGGTACAGCATCGACCGGGGCGGTCAGTTTCACAGTCGCCCCTGTTAGGAGGGTTCCGCTCATGACATCACTCGTACGGCTCCTGCCGGTACTGCTCCTCGCTGTTGGCCTCCTCACGCCCGCCGCCGCCAGCGCGGCTCCTGGCGATGGCACAGGCCTGCCGCAGAAGCGACGTCCCGATACGCCCCTGGCCCCCGGCACAGACTGCTCCGCCAACCCCCTGAATCTGGATGGGGTAGAAGCGCGGCTCGGGGATCACATGGGTGAAGAGGGCCTGATCCTGATTCAGCTCACCGAAGACCCCACCAAATGGAACTGGGCAGCGCTGCAGCGCTTCGCCTCAAAGGAGTACCAGCCGCTGCTGGAGGGCGTGATGGTGATCGCGGTCTATCCCGACACGCCGTATACCCGCTATGCCGCCGAGGATCTCGACCACCTGCGGGAGTTCCTGCCGGTGGGGATCATCGATGACGCCACACGTCGCTGGCTCCCGGCGGTCCAGGACCAGATCCACTATGCCGTGTTTGATTTCCCGGGGTCCTACAGCGCTGGTCGCTTCGATGGGACCGACAATAGCACCAAGGCGCTGGATAGTTTCATTAACGCCACCACGTCGGCTATTAAGAAGAAGGCGGCCCCCAAAAAAGGCAAAGGCGGCGACCAAAAGGGGTAACTTGCGGCAACCGGGCACCAGTCGCCTCCCCTGGCGGCTGCCGTATGCTTCACGGCAGGAGGCCGCATATGTCTTTTCCTGCCACGACTTACCAGCAGCGTCGTCAGACCCTGCGATCGCAGGTCCCTGGCGGCGCTTTGCTGTTGCTCGGCGCGCCGGAAGTCCCCCGGAACTACGCTGCGAATACCTATCCGTTTCGGCAGGATTCGACCTTCCTCTACTACACCGGACTGCAGCAGCCGGACCTGGGGCTCTGGGTCTTTCCCGATGGCCGGGAGTGCCTGATCGCCGATCCCGGATCGCTGGAGAGCGTGGTCTGGACCGGACCGGTCCCCTCCCCGGCTGATCTGGCGGCCCAGGCGGGCATCGCCTCCGCCATCACCTGGGTGCAACTGGCGGACCTGGTGCAGGACGCCGACCACGGGCGGGTGGTGGTGCATCACCTGTTGCCGGTCCAGGCAGCGAAGCAACTTGCCCTCGCCGCGCTCTGCAACGTGTCGGTCGCCCAACTCGCAGCGCGCTGCTCCACGGTGCTGCGGGATGCGGTGATCCAGCAGCGTCTCGTGAAATCCGCTGAGGAAATCGCGGAAATCGAGGGAGCCCTGGCGGTCACCGACCGGATGCACCGGGCGGTGATGGCGGGCTGTCGCCCCGGCGCGACCGAGCAGGCACTAGTGGCGGAACTGGAGCAGATCGCCCTCGCGGCGGGCTGCCAGCAGTCGTACCACCCGATCCTGACGGTCCGCGGGGAGATCCTGCACAACCACGGGTATCAGCACACCCTGCAACCGGGCCAGCTGCTGCTCAACGATTCCGGCGCGGAGAGTCCGATGGGATATGCCTCGGACATCACCCGGTCCCTCCCGGTGAGTGGCCAATTCACGGACCAGCAGCGACTGATCTATACGCTGGTCCTGGACGCGCAATTGTTGGCGATTGAGCAGATCCGTCCGGGGATCCCCTATCAGGCGGTCCACGAGGCGGTCTGCCTCCATTTCGCAACGGGCCTCTGCGACATTGGACTCATGCAGGGGGATCCGGCGGAAGCGGTCGCGGCCGGCGCACACGCCGCCTTCTTTGTGCATGGGCTGGGACATGCCCTCGGGCTCGATGTCCATGACATGGAGGACCTGGGGGAGGACGCGGTCGGCTACGGGCTCTCGTATCAGCGCTCGTCCCATTTCGGCACGCAATTCCTGCGCTTCGCCCGGGAAGTCCAGCCGGGATATGTCCTGACAGTCGAGCCGGGACTCTATTTCATCGATGCCCTCTTCGATCAGTGGGCCGCCGAGGGGCGCCATCGGGATTTCCTCCGGTACGACCAGCTCGCGCAGTGGCGGGGCTTCGGGGGCATCCGGATCGAAGACGATGTCCTGGTCACCGACACCGGTGCCCGGGTCCTGGGACCGGGGATTCCGAAGGGGATCGCCGAGGTCGAGGCCGCGATGGCCTGAGTTGCGGGGGCTTCTCCGGCAACCGGACCCCGCCATCAGGGGTCCTATCCGGGTATCCTTAGCCGGTAACGCGGCGCCGTGTGCGCCAGGAGGCTACAGTGACCCTCGATACCCGTCAACTTCGCACCCTGATTGGACGCTTCCGGGCGCAACATGCCCTGGAAGTCGGGGCGCGTGGCCTCTTCTATGGCGGTCTGGGATCAGCAGTTGTCATTCTGGCTGACAAGATCCGGCCGTTTCCCACCTCCTGGGACCCGGGCTTTCTCGCACTGGGCGTTGGTGTCGGCCTCGGAGTGCTGGCGGGGGCCTGTGCGCTGCTGAAGCGCTATCAACTCGAGGATGCCGCCCGGGCGATTGACGCGCACTATGGGCTCCAGGAGTTGCTCGGGTCGGCGCATGAACTCGCGCCGGTCGCCGCGGGCGAGTTCGAAGCGGCGGTCGCGACGGCGGCTGACCGGCTGGTGAAGTCGCAGAACTTCACCCGCGATTTCCGGCTTCGCCCACCCGCGTATACCCGTCAGGCGACCGCCAGCATCGCGGTGGCTGGTCTCCTCATTTTTGTGCCGCCGCTGCAAACCCTGAATCCGGCGAAACGGGCAGAACTCGCGGAACTCAAAGCCCGGGAAGCGGCGCTGCAGGAACTCGCCCGCGACCTGAAGGAAATCCGCAAAGACGATGCCGCCCTGGAGGAACTCGCCCGGGAGGTGGAGGACCTGGCGGTCCGCTCCCAGAAGCAGCGACTGACCAAAGAGGACTTCCTGCGCGAACTGGATGAGATTCAGAAAGAACTCGAATCCCGGATGGCGGACCTCGACAAAGAGGGGACCGCGAAAGCGCTGGAGTCGCTGAAGGAATCGATGTCGGATCTCGCGATCCCCGAGGTGGGTGAAGCGAAGGACCTCGCGGCGCAGATGGATGCCCTCCAGAAGCGTCTGGAAAAGAAGGACCTGAAGTTCGATCAGCTCGACCAGCTGGAAAAGACCCTCAAAGCCCAGCAGGAAAATCTGAAAGACCACAAAGAACTCAACAGCCTGAACAAAGAGCTGGGGCGTATGCGCGAGGAAGCGCTGAAGCAGCAGCAGGAGAAGCTGGGCGGCGAGGTGAATCGCCTGCTGGATGAGATGTCCAAAGAGGCGAAAGAGGGCGCGCAGAAGACCCCCGAGCAGCTCAAACAGCAGTTACAGCAGCAGGTCCAGCAGATGCAGCAGGAGGCCCGACAGGGGCAGCTCGGGCAGGAAGACACCAACAGCCTGCAGCAGAAAATCGATCAGCAGCGCCAGTCGGACCCCGCATCCGCCACCCGGATGCAGGAGCTCAACGACCGCCTCAACCAGGCCCTCAGCAAAGAACAGCAGCTGGGCAACGAGGTCCAGCAGCAGCAGTCCCAGAATCAGCAACCGTCACAACAATCCCAGCAAGGCCAGCAGGGCGAACAGCAACAGGGGCAACAGTCCCAGCAGGGGCAGCAGGGCGAACAGGCCCAGCAAGGCCAGCAGTCCCAACAGGGACAGCAGGGGGAGTCAGGACAACAGCCGGGCCAGCAGTCCCAGCAGGGACAGAGCGCAGGCCAGCAGCAGTCCGGCCAGGGGCAACAAGGACAGTCCGGCCAGTCACCCAGCCAGCAGC
The bacterium genome window above contains:
- the mutS gene encoding DNA mismatch repair protein MutS; translation: MSTPVLPGFPPYSTLTPIMQQFARLKSRVPDCLLFFRMGDFYELFGPDAEEVSRVLNLTLTARDKASGHPIPMAGVPWHSAQGYLRRLLEQGYRVAIAEQMQDPATTKGMVERDIVRILTPGTVLEDDFLATAASNWLALLAVETEAFALALVELSTATLFLAVEDRPRDQSDRAAEGEALSRILAYAQRFAAAEVLIPADFALPPGIYDGPPPATYIPHSLGGPWAAETVARQLGVPTLPDLDFARIPAALTAVAEVLMLIQRLAPNALASLTRFTLLPQDRVMALDAATLRNLEVLENAGTGKSTGTLLGVMDVTVTPPGKRLLREILTLPSTSSTRISERLAAVEELRAQSLQRERIRERMKPLRDIVRIAGRAQAGVATPRDLVALAESLQILPALQQDCAMLQAPLLQQQCRHLVPLPELTTSLLRMLDPEAPAQFQAGRVIRKGASAELDHLRAMSGDVKTALSQLEAEERATSGLRMKVGHNRVHGYFFEIPKSQKDQVPAHWHARQSLVNAERYVTQALKDLETDVLGAQERAAQLELALFRELVDAVAAAADPLRTSGRAIAWLDLLATFAQVAAEQRWCRPVTLEEPRIALTDGRHPVVESLVGSHQFVPNDAHFEPVSSQINILTGPNMAGKSTYMRQVALCVLLHQVGSFVPARTAELGLFDRILTRVGATDDLARGQSTFMVEMVETAQILHRATPRSLVLLDEIGRGTSTYDGLAIAWAIAEYLHNTPTCRALTLFATHYHELTQLADHYPGIKNWRVTLKEQDDQIIFLRRVTEGRAQKSYGVAVARLAGLPPAVVGRAGEILQQLDHQKIEPDITAAPATPRSTAAETLPLFG
- the pepP gene encoding Xaa-Pro aminopeptidase is translated as MSFPATTYQQRRQTLRSQVPGGALLLLGAPEVPRNYAANTYPFRQDSTFLYYTGLQQPDLGLWVFPDGRECLIADPGSLESVVWTGPVPSPADLAAQAGIASAITWVQLADLVQDADHGRVVVHHLLPVQAAKQLALAALCNVSVAQLAARCSTVLRDAVIQQRLVKSAEEIAEIEGALAVTDRMHRAVMAGCRPGATEQALVAELEQIALAAGCQQSYHPILTVRGEILHNHGYQHTLQPGQLLLNDSGAESPMGYASDITRSLPVSGQFTDQQRLIYTLVLDAQLLAIEQIRPGIPYQAVHEAVCLHFATGLCDIGLMQGDPAEAVAAGAHAAFFVHGLGHALGLDVHDMEDLGEDAVGYGLSYQRSSHFGTQFLRFAREVQPGYVLTVEPGLYFIDALFDQWAAEGRHRDFLRYDQLAQWRGFGGIRIEDDVLVTDTGARVLGPGIPKGIAEVEAAMA